ACCTTGTCACCTCTCACGCGGCCGGGCACCGTGACCTTGTGACACCAGAGGAAGCCACACCCGCTGAGCTCCGAAGCGCAGAGGATGGCCAGAAGCTTCTTCGTGGGTGGCGTATGGGTATACGCACCCTGCACATCGGCCACAACCTAGCGGGAGAAGCGTTCGACAAGTGGGCCCGCGTGACAGGGGTGGCCTCAGCAGTTGTCGGCTCTATCGTTGGTACCGCCATCTTCGCGTCGTTAGCAGCTTCAACGCGTATTGAGATCCGGATCGCTACTGGCGTCGCGAGTCTTATCGCGGCCGGCTTAAGTACTGCGCAGCTGATATGGAATTATCCACAGCTCGCTCAGCGACACAAGTACGCTGCCGTGAAGTACGGGACGCTACGTCGGAGAACCGAGGAAATCCTCGCGAGCCCGGTAGTTTCGCCCGCAATGCTTCATGAGGTATCCCGAACCTGGGAACAGGTCGAGGACACTGCACCGCCACTCCCGGAACGCTTTCGCCGCCGTGCCCGGCACATGATGGATGTGGCAGATCGAAAGATGATCGCACCTCCGGCGGCAAGCATGGGACCAACCAACCACCAGCCGGCGGTCCTCCCGAAGCCGTGAGGACGAAGGGGACGTCCTTGCCGGGCTAACCAATCGGTGATCGATCGTGCGGTCGAGTCGTGCCACCATGATCTGCGGCAGTACGAGGCTACGCCTGAGGGCCCTCGATCAACATCTGTCTGCCGCTGACATAGCGCGGCGATCTTGAGCGTGCTGCCCGATCG
This genomic interval from Micromonospora coxensis contains the following:
- a CDS encoding SLATT domain-containing protein encodes the protein MTPEEATPAELRSAEDGQKLLRGWRMGIRTLHIGHNLAGEAFDKWARVTGVASAVVGSIVGTAIFASLAASTRIEIRIATGVASLIAAGLSTAQLIWNYPQLAQRHKYAAVKYGTLRRRTEEILASPVVSPAMLHEVSRTWEQVEDTAPPLPERFRRRARHMMDVADRKMIAPPAASMGPTNHQPAVLPKP